A stretch of the Neodiprion lecontei isolate iyNeoLeco1 chromosome 4, iyNeoLeco1.1, whole genome shotgun sequence genome encodes the following:
- the LOC124294103 gene encoding uncharacterized protein LOC124294103 produces MPRISMKNILQPSQILAFIFGYCPFWKSAGENVYHRSVLGTILQVVNILLTLTTLSYIVGFYLPEAFGSRHECSSLKNCSQLIIHASHLALLLWLTVDRLIFASATLRCLNLTHELNEELGCLSPPKQRPISFQLTIVWTVAYLIGLPFPVNNDFMEIAWYCSKFLTMYCETLALEFVTVPSVALNTINGLLETWQRTGNCNVNDLTRLQSLYLKAAYVSEVVNDSFGFCWLVSLLAASIQIVLPFKTLFKVLDDLIVIDHRIPSTADYVHYAYLFLVLATSVLRYFQIYYTLDQPSSKRIKTVSILRELMNKHSENELSTKMNDFIFQVTLRSMEFSSGGFFGINLQRFAEVVGMWLTLLVIMIQLTEA; encoded by the exons ATGCCGAGGATTTCTATGAAGAATATACTTCAGCCGTCTCAAATTTTGGCATTTATTTTTGGCTACTGTCCATTTTGGAAATCAG CCGGCGAGAATGTTTATCACCGAAGCGTTCTGGGTACGATACTGCAAGTAGTCAATATCCTTTTAACCCTCACCACCCTATCGTACATCGTGGGATTTTATCTTCCCGAAGCGTTTGGCTCACGACACGAATGTTCGTCCCTTAAAAACTGCAGCCAATTGATAATCCACGCTAGTCACTTGGCGCTTCTGTTGTGGTTGACTGTGGACCGATTAATTTTTGCCTCGGCAACGTTACGGTGTCTCAATCTGACGCATGAGCTCAACGAAGAACTTGGCTGCTTGTCTCCCCCGAAACAGCGTCCAATTTCGTTTCAACTAACGATCGTATGGACCGTCGCGTATCTGATCGGATTGCCCTTTCCCGTGAACAATGATTTCATGGAAATTGCATGGTACTGCTCAAAATTCTTAACCATGTACTGTGAGACCTTAGCTTTGGAATTCGTCACTGTACCCTCCGTGGCTCTAAACACGATCAACGGATTGCTAGAGACTTGGCAGAGGACTGGAAACTGCAATGTAAACGACTTGACGCGGTTGCAGTCCCTTTACTTGAAGGCAGCGTACGTGTCAGAAGTTGTTAATGATTCCTTCGGATTTTGTTGGCTGGTGTCACTTCTCGCAGCAAGTATTCAAATCGTTCTACCGTTCAAGACACTCTTTAAAGTACTCGATGATTTAATCGTTATTGACCATCGTATTCCTTCTACTGCTGATTATGTGCACTATGCGTATCTGTTCTTGGTACTGGCAACGAGTGTGCTACGCTACTTCCAAATTTATTACACCCTGGATCAACCATCCTCAAAG AGAATCAAAACCGTCAGCATTCTGCGTGAACTGATGAATAAACATAGCGAGAACGAATTATCGACGAAG ATGAATGACTTCATTTTCCAAGTTACCTTGAGAAGTATGGAATTTAGCTCTGGAGGATTTTTCGgaataaatttacaacgttTTGCCGAG GTAGTAGGCATGTGGTTAACACTGCTCGTAATTATGATTCAATTAACGGAGGcgtga